The proteins below are encoded in one region of Leptospira noumeaensis:
- a CDS encoding flagellar hook-length control protein FliK: MNVKAPNQNVIQFPQVDGKSSKPNGTENHSMMAVRESFGEILEREFQVHSEKKQTGSEYKTIGREKEETSSPSEVSLPEDTTKQGLNNSTSNVSETQAAKESTPSEETEESEEEEDLDRDALEYSLDLVATHADWERSLIPANQLNEMTVKEKTVLLSLQKSAEKTTAYSPKEGTAFVDEAKKLAMHFFQTEKVSKSNESTPLQSKINVEKDSNLVLFPKAEKKALEIKKGNEKQESIGSKKEAIHSGSVVSDLVFAKGKEVKVEGRELPTEHSVRKTDGKIKPNKQTKNGSESGEVSAEQEKSNQSLNSDKMIRSLGIKDKEFQKQDLKSQTPSEKQKQTEASGIPTIQNSSSSTKSGEEGSRSFEEKGQKQSFQFSSFESRSIQKAEEIRSAEKTAKPKETVLKQNIDELIKQARFDIVQNGKSSAEIVMNPKEYGRLTLKVTVDGDKVEGRILVESEELQKSLQNEIQTIKENLKDSGLDLQALIIDLWDDGSGLTDRKEQNELYQTMVDAAKFRNSENNLGLEESSDLLGSPIFEEPKTLEFFA, from the coding sequence ATGAACGTAAAAGCCCCAAACCAAAACGTAATCCAATTCCCTCAAGTTGATGGGAAGTCTTCCAAGCCGAATGGAACAGAAAACCATTCGATGATGGCGGTTCGGGAAAGTTTTGGGGAAATTTTGGAACGAGAATTCCAAGTGCATTCAGAAAAAAAACAAACTGGCTCTGAATACAAAACCATCGGGCGAGAAAAAGAAGAAACAAGTTCTCCTTCAGAAGTATCTCTCCCAGAAGATACCACCAAACAAGGATTAAATAATTCTACATCTAATGTTTCTGAGACTCAGGCTGCAAAAGAGTCGACTCCTTCTGAAGAAACAGAGGAATCCGAAGAAGAAGAGGATTTGGATCGAGATGCTTTAGAGTATAGCCTGGATCTTGTGGCAACTCATGCAGATTGGGAGAGATCACTTATCCCTGCAAACCAACTGAATGAAATGACAGTTAAGGAAAAAACTGTATTACTTTCGTTACAAAAATCAGCAGAAAAAACCACAGCTTATTCTCCTAAAGAAGGGACTGCCTTTGTGGATGAAGCAAAAAAGTTGGCTATGCATTTTTTCCAAACAGAAAAAGTTTCCAAATCAAATGAATCTACTCCTCTTCAATCGAAAATCAATGTAGAAAAAGATTCTAATTTGGTTCTTTTTCCAAAGGCAGAAAAAAAAGCCTTAGAAATTAAAAAAGGAAATGAAAAACAAGAATCCATTGGTTCCAAAAAAGAAGCCATCCATTCTGGTTCTGTGGTTTCTGATTTGGTCTTTGCCAAAGGGAAAGAAGTGAAAGTGGAAGGGAGAGAACTTCCCACCGAACATTCTGTTCGTAAAACTGATGGAAAAATAAAACCAAATAAACAAACTAAAAATGGATCGGAATCGGGAGAAGTTTCTGCCGAACAAGAAAAATCCAACCAAAGTTTAAACTCTGATAAAATGATTCGATCCCTTGGAATTAAAGATAAAGAATTCCAGAAACAAGATTTGAAATCACAAACTCCTTCTGAAAAACAAAAACAGACTGAGGCCTCAGGTATACCTACCATTCAAAATTCTTCTTCCTCTACGAAATCAGGAGAGGAGGGTAGTCGATCTTTTGAAGAGAAAGGTCAGAAACAAAGTTTCCAATTTTCTTCTTTTGAATCAAGATCCATACAAAAAGCAGAAGAGATTCGTTCTGCAGAAAAAACTGCGAAACCAAAAGAAACAGTTCTTAAACAAAATATCGACGAACTCATCAAACAAGCGCGGTTTGATATTGTACAAAATGGAAAGTCCAGTGCAGAGATCGTAATGAATCCTAAAGAATACGGTAGGCTTACTTTGAAAGTCACTGTGGATGGGGATAAGGTAGAAGGACGAATCCTTGTAGAGTCAGAAGAACTTCAAAAGTCACTACAAAACGAAATCCAAACCATCAAAGAAAACCTAAAAGACTCCGGTCTCGACTTACAAGCGCTCATCATTGATTTATGGGATGATGGAAGTGGTCTTACAGACCGCAAAGAACAAAATGAACTCTACCAAACTATGGTGGATGCGGCAAAGTTTCGTAATTCAGAAAACAATTTAGGTTTAGAAGAATCATCAGACTTACTTGGTTCTCCTATTTTTGAAGAACCCAAAACATTGGAATTTTTCGCATAA
- a CDS encoding sulfate ABC transporter substrate-binding protein, with protein MKKYTHISNLKSTISVILCIFLSVMSFSSLASEGTFLHVSFDPTRELYEEINKAFLKEWKAKKGSEFAIQQSHGGSGKQARAVIDGLDADVVSLALSYDIDSISTKSGLIDANWQKKLPNNSVPYYSTIVFLVRKSNPKKIKDWDDIVKPGVSIITPNPKTSGGARWNYLAAYGFAKRKYKSDEKATEFVKALFKNTSVLDTGARGSTTTFVQRGIGDVLITWENEAKLSLDEEKRSGKNTLEVVYPSESIKAETPVAVVTKTATEKGNLEKATSYLEFLYTKEGQSIIAKHFFRPTDKAVAKSSAKEFPNIKLFSLSDLGETWESAQKKHFADAGVFDAIYKTP; from the coding sequence ATGAAAAAGTATACCCATATTTCGAACCTAAAATCAACAATTTCTGTCATATTGTGCATTTTCTTGAGTGTGATGAGCTTCTCTTCACTCGCAAGCGAAGGCACTTTCCTCCATGTGTCCTTTGACCCTACAAGAGAATTGTATGAGGAAATCAACAAAGCTTTCTTAAAAGAATGGAAGGCCAAAAAAGGAAGCGAATTTGCCATCCAACAATCGCATGGAGGATCCGGGAAACAAGCACGTGCTGTAATCGATGGACTTGACGCTGACGTAGTGAGCCTTGCTCTTTCTTACGACATCGACAGCATCTCCACCAAATCAGGGTTAATTGATGCAAATTGGCAAAAAAAACTGCCAAACAATAGTGTTCCTTACTACTCAACGATTGTATTTTTAGTCCGTAAATCCAATCCGAAAAAAATCAAAGATTGGGATGACATTGTAAAACCAGGAGTTTCTATCATCACTCCTAACCCAAAAACCAGTGGTGGCGCTCGTTGGAATTATTTGGCAGCTTACGGATTTGCAAAACGCAAATACAAATCGGATGAAAAAGCAACAGAGTTTGTCAAAGCACTTTTCAAAAATACATCAGTTCTTGATACAGGAGCCCGCGGGTCAACAACGACTTTTGTCCAAAGAGGAATTGGTGATGTTCTCATCACTTGGGAAAATGAAGCCAAACTTTCTTTAGATGAAGAAAAAAGATCTGGTAAAAACACTTTAGAAGTGGTGTATCCATCTGAATCCATCAAAGCAGAAACTCCTGTTGCTGTAGTTACAAAAACTGCTACAGAAAAAGGCAATTTGGAAAAGGCAACTTCCTACTTAGAGTTTCTTTATACAAAAGAAGGACAATCGATCATCGCAAAACATTTTTTTAGACCGACTGATAAGGCGGTTGCAAAATCTTCTGCAAAAGAATTTCCCAACATTAAATTATTTTCCCTATCCGATTTAGGGGAAACTTGGGAATCTGCTCAGAAAAAACATTTTGCAGATGCAGGTGTCTTTGATGCCATCTACAAAACCCCTTAA
- the cysT gene encoding sulfate ABC transporter permease subunit CysT, which produces MLIETRPYKKLHFGISLGLTVFYSSAVVVIPLLGLFFHSLGIGVSGILEVFADERIRSALFLSFSVGFISAIINLFVGFLFAWVLVRYNFPFKKLLDTLIDLPFTLPTAVAGIALTTIYSQNGIIGSYFEQWGIKIAYTPIGIVIALVFIGFPFVVRTVQPVIEELPKELEESARCLGATPFQTFYKVLLPELWPSLLAGTGMAFARSIGEYGSVVFISGNIPGKTEILPLLIVTKLEQYEYEKATSIALVMLLTSFVFMFLINLLQERASKKLS; this is translated from the coding sequence ATGCTTATAGAAACCCGGCCGTATAAAAAACTACATTTTGGAATCAGTTTAGGACTGACTGTCTTTTATTCGTCCGCGGTTGTTGTCATCCCACTTCTAGGACTTTTTTTCCATTCCCTGGGGATTGGAGTTTCAGGGATCTTAGAAGTGTTTGCCGATGAAAGAATTCGTTCCGCACTCTTTTTAAGTTTCAGTGTGGGTTTTATTTCTGCCATCATCAATCTCTTTGTTGGATTTTTATTCGCTTGGGTTCTTGTCCGTTACAACTTTCCTTTTAAAAAATTACTCGATACCTTAATCGACTTACCTTTCACCTTACCCACTGCGGTGGCTGGAATTGCTCTCACAACAATTTATTCTCAAAATGGAATCATTGGATCCTACTTTGAACAGTGGGGAATCAAAATTGCTTACACTCCGATTGGAATTGTGATCGCTCTTGTTTTTATTGGTTTTCCTTTTGTCGTACGAACTGTGCAACCTGTGATTGAAGAATTACCAAAGGAACTAGAAGAAAGCGCCCGTTGTCTTGGTGCGACACCTTTCCAAACTTTTTATAAAGTTTTACTTCCCGAACTTTGGCCTTCCCTACTTGCCGGAACAGGAATGGCTTTTGCCAGAAGTATTGGCGAATATGGATCTGTTGTTTTTATTTCCGGAAACATTCCAGGAAAAACAGAAATCCTTCCTCTTCTCATTGTCACCAAACTAGAACAGTACGAATACGAAAAAGCAACTTCCATTGCTCTTGTGATGTTACTCACATCTTTTGTTTTTATGTTTCTAATCAATTTACTCCAAGAACGGGCATCCAAAAAGTTATCATGA
- the cysW gene encoding sulfate ABC transporter permease subunit CysW translates to MKTKILPIFLVILAYFFAGIILILPIYTVFSEAFSEGYTKYIESITGEYALFAIGLTIKVSVVSVILNTIFGVTAAFTITRFQFPGKNVLVTIIDSPFAVSPVVSGLIFLLLFGRQGYFGDFLSTHGIKIVFNTPGLILATVFITFPFVARELVPLMQSQGREEEEAGMLLGASFFQLLKRVILPNIKWGLLYGIILCNARAMGEFGAVSVLSGHIRGKTTTLPLHIEMLYNEFDSVGAFSCATLLVFLSLLTLIFKLILEKRTASKKNAD, encoded by the coding sequence ATGAAAACTAAAATTTTACCCATTTTCCTGGTGATTTTGGCTTATTTTTTTGCTGGGATCATTTTGATTTTGCCCATTTACACTGTGTTTTCCGAAGCATTTTCAGAAGGTTATACAAAGTATATCGAATCCATTACCGGCGAATATGCTCTTTTTGCAATTGGCCTCACCATTAAAGTATCAGTTGTCTCTGTCATACTCAATACAATCTTTGGTGTGACAGCAGCCTTTACCATCACTAGGTTTCAATTCCCTGGGAAAAATGTTTTAGTCACCATCATCGACTCTCCCTTCGCAGTTTCTCCTGTCGTTTCTGGTCTTATCTTTTTATTGTTATTCGGGAGACAAGGTTACTTTGGTGATTTTCTTTCAACACATGGGATCAAAATTGTTTTTAATACACCGGGCCTTATCCTTGCCACCGTATTCATTACCTTTCCCTTTGTGGCACGGGAACTTGTTCCTTTAATGCAAAGCCAAGGAAGAGAGGAAGAAGAAGCTGGGATGTTACTTGGTGCCAGTTTTTTTCAACTTTTAAAACGAGTGATCCTTCCCAATATCAAATGGGGTTTGTTATATGGAATCATTCTTTGTAATGCAAGGGCTATGGGTGAGTTTGGAGCCGTGTCTGTTCTTAGTGGGCATATTCGCGGAAAAACAACCACCTTACCACTCCATATTGAAATGTTATACAATGAATTTGATTCCGTGGGTGCCTTTTCCTGTGCCACCTTACTTGTGTTTCTCTCTCTACTCACACTTATCTTTAAATTGATTTTGGAAAAACGAACTGCGAGCAAGAAAAATGCCGATTGA